TAGGGATTCTCGCAGTTCCGCGCACGCGCCTGAAACGACTCGTCGGTGAGACACCGCTCGATAGCGGCCCCGATGGCCTGGGTCTCGTGTGGGACAGAGAGCGTGTTGTCGGCCCGCTGGCGGCCGGTCTGGCGCGGCCCGACGTCGACCACGGGGAGCCCGAACGACGGCGCTTCGATGATGCCGCTGCTGGAGTTGCCCACCAGCGCGTCGGCCGCGTCCAGCAATCCGAGGTAGTCCGCCCGCGGGAGGCTCTCGAAGGCGTGGAACCGGTCGGCCGCGTCGTGGCTCTCGATGGCGTCTATCATCCGGCCGCCGCCGGCGTCCGCGTTCGGATATATGACCACCACTTGCGCCCGCTCCCGGGCCGCGAGCGCGTCAAGCGTCGCCCGCATCTGCTCGCCAGCCCGCTCCGGCGCCGTCGTCACTGGATGTTGCACCGTCAGCAAGAGCGGCCGGCCCGGGTCGAGTCCATACGTCTCGTACAGCGTCTCGGGCGCCGTGACGGCCGCCTCGCGAATCTCGTCTAGCCCCGGCGCCCCGACGGTCGTGATGCGCCAGGGCTCCTCGCCCAGTTTCTCGATACGCTCGGCGCTCTGTTCGGAGACCGGGAAGTGGACGTGGGCGAACTTCGTCAGCGCGTGCCGGATGCTGTCGTCGATGATGGCTCCCTCCATCGCGTCACCGCCGTGGATGTGGGCGACCGGGAGGTTCATGTGGGCGGCCGCGACGCCCCCGGCCAGCGCCTCGCCCCGGTCGCCCAGGACGAGGACGATATCGGGGTCGAGGTCCGCCAGCGCGTCGGCCATCCCGCTAAGACCGACGCCCAGCGATTTGGCCATCGCCCGCCCCGAGTCCCCGTCGACCTGCATGTGGACACGCCGGTCGATATCAAATCCGTCGTCTTCGATTTCGGTGACTGTCCGTCCGTGGCGCTCAGAGAGGTGCATCCCCGTGACGACCACCTGGAGTGTCAGCTCGTCGTGTGCTTCGATGCGTTTCATCGCCCCCCGGAGCAGCCCGTACTCCGCACGGGTGCCGGTCACCACGCCGACCGTCCGGCTCACAGCTCCCTCCGGTACTCGCTGACGAGCTGGAACGCCTCCGCGACCTCGAACCCGGCCTCGGTCCCGCGGGTGTCACCGAGCGCCCGTATCGCCCGCTCGGACCGGGGATGGGGGTACTCCCGCGTCTCGGTCCCGTAGGCTTCGAAGGCCTCGACCTTCCGGTCGATATAGTCCGTCACCTCGACGTACGTCGTCGGCTGGAACCGCTCGCTGTCGCCGCCGGCCCACCCCGTCGAGGAGGGAACCTCGTAGGCCAGCACCCGCTCGACGCCTGAGCCCGGCCGTGTGGCGACGCGGGTCGACTCAGCGAGAGCCGCGTGGTCCTTGTTCACGTCGTGAGGGGAGTGGGTGTAGACCACGTCGGGCTCGACGTCGTCGACGGCCGCTTCGATGACTGCGTTGACCTCGACGTGGGCGACGGTGTCGAGTCGCATGTCCGGGAGGTCCCCGAAGCGAACGTCGGCGACGCCGAGCCGCTCGGCACAGGCTCGCGCCTCCTCGCGTTTCTGCTCGATGAGGCTCTCGTCGTCGTACTGTGCCGTGGTCCCCTCGGTGACGACCAGCACCGTCACCTCGTGGCCCGCGGCGGCGTGCTTGGCGAGCGTTCCCCCGGCGCCCAGGACCTCGTCGTCGGGGTGGGCCGCGACACAGAGGACGGCGCGGGTCATTCGATATCCTCCGCGAGTACTGCATCGGTAATCGGGTCTCCGGCGCCGAGCGGTGCCGTGACTTCCACGCCGAGCACGTCGTCGTAGCTCGTCGGGGACAGGCCGTCCGTGGGTCTGAGGACGCTGACTGTCTCCGCTGTCAACACCTCACCGGCGTCGATATCCGTCGCCGCGTGCAGGCTCTTGCGGATGTGGTGGCGGTTCTCCAGCTCCGCTTCGGTGGGTTCCTTGACCCCGCTCCCGCGGGCGGTTGCGGCGGTGCGTGCCAGCGTTATCGCTCGGTCGAGTTCGTCGGGCTCCAGGGAGGCCTCGTGGTCCGGCCCCGGCAGCGACCGGTCGACCGTGAAGTGTTTCTCGACGATGTCTGCGCCGGCGGCCACGGCCATCGCGGGCATCTCCACTGACGTCGTGTGGTCGGAGTACCCGACCGGAACGTCGAGTTCGTCGACCATCGTCTTCATCGCGCGGAGATTCACGTCCTGGATATCCGCGGGATAGCACGAGGTACAGTGCAGGAACGCGAGGTCGGCGTCAGGGTCGGTCGCTCGGATGACCTCGCGTGCCTGTCTGACTTCTTCGAGTGTCCCCATCCCCGTACTGACGACCATCGGGCGTCCGAACTCGGCGACGTGTCTGAGGAGGGGGTGATTGTCGAGTTCGCCCGAACCGAGTTTGACGAGCGGGACCTCGAGGTCATCGAGCATATCGGCGCTCTCGGGGTCGAACGGCGTCGAGAGGAACGTGATATCTCGCTCGTCGCAGTACGATTGCAGTTCCTCGTGGGCCTCCCGCGTGAGCTCGTACCGCTTGAGCATCTCGTACTGGGACTCGGTTTCTGTCTGTTCGGTCTGGTACTCGGCTTGCTCGGCCGTCGGCGTTACCAGCCGGTCAGCCCGGAACGTCTGGAACTTCACGGCGTCGGCGCCGGCGTCGGCCGCGGCGTCGACGAGCTGTCTGGCGAGTTCCATATCGCCGTTGTGGTTGACGCCGGCCTCGGCGATGACATAAATATCTGAACCTCTGCCGGCTGATTTTAGAATATCCCCATCTACTATCTCGTACCCCATCTTGAAATAATATCCTCCTACTCGGTTGGTAAATATTCCGGCCCCATGCGCTCAGTTCAGGGCCCGCTAGTGCCACAGATGGCACCGTAGCGACCGTCGGAGGGAGGGACCACGACTGGACATCCTGCCGGAACTGAGAGCCACGAACCAGCAACGGCGGTCTGATCTGGCCCCACTCGCCCCTCTCATCTAATTTTAACGGCTATAAACTTTATACAGCAAGAACTAATATCGACGTCATCAACGGGTAATTTATACATGCACGCTGTTCTCGTTTTGACGACCGGCGAAGGCGGCATCCCACACTATACAGCCGAGCTAGCCAACTCGCTCCATGAAATCGGGAACAAAGTCACAGTGGTGAAACCCGACGAGACGACCGCAGACGAGTTCTTCAGTTCGGGAGTTGAGACGAAAGAGTGGTTCAGCAATCCCAACGTCTCGTTTTCGAAGATATCGGAACTGGACCTTTCGGTCACTAACGTCGTGAAATCCTGCCTGAGTCTCCGCGAACTCTCTAGAATCCCGGAACTGAACCCAGATGTCGTCCACTTCACTCACAAGCCTCACTCGTATCTGCGACCGTTTCTTCCGAATATCGACGTGTCCGTTCCTATTGTCGAGACGAGACACGAAACCGAGAACACCCGGTTACTTCGGATTCCTGGCAGAGACTTGCCGGCCCAAGAAAATATGAAGGTTGTCGCTGCGATGAACGTCGACAGCGTTCTCCGCCACACCTTCGACCCTATACAGACGGATCGGTACATCGCACATACGGAACAGAATAAAACGGACCTTCAGGAAAAATACCCCGACAGCCCTGTCGAAACGATTCCCCACGGCGCGTTC
This sequence is a window from Haloarcula salinisoli. Protein-coding genes within it:
- the neuC gene encoding UDP-N-acetylglucosamine 2-epimerase, yielding MSRTVGVVTGTRAEYGLLRGAMKRIEAHDELTLQVVVTGMHLSERHGRTVTEIEDDGFDIDRRVHMQVDGDSGRAMAKSLGVGLSGMADALADLDPDIVLVLGDRGEALAGGVAAAHMNLPVAHIHGGDAMEGAIIDDSIRHALTKFAHVHFPVSEQSAERIEKLGEEPWRITTVGAPGLDEIREAAVTAPETLYETYGLDPGRPLLLTVQHPVTTAPERAGEQMRATLDALAARERAQVVVIYPNADAGGGRMIDAIESHDAADRFHAFESLPRADYLGLLDAADALVGNSSSGIIEAPSFGLPVVDVGPRQTGRQRADNTLSVPHETQAIGAAIERCLTDESFQARARNCENPYDYGGAAERIVSRLAEIDLTDRLIEKRLTY
- a CDS encoding glycosyltransferase family 4 protein, which gives rise to MHAVLVLTTGEGGIPHYTAELANSLHEIGNKVTVVKPDETTADEFFSSGVETKEWFSNPNVSFSKISELDLSVTNVVKSCLSLRELSRIPELNPDVVHFTHKPHSYLRPFLPNIDVSVPIVETRHETENTRLLRIPGRDLPAQENMKVVAAMNVDSVLRHTFDPIQTDRYIAHTEQNKTDLQEKYPDSPVETIPHGAFRIFAPEADTTPAERDPDENTILFFGNITGYKDLNQLVEATIRLGEEINDLTTVIAGSGNLPDGTSELVDAHPDLFDIKNEFIPNAEVPELFAQASVVVVPHIKQQGHSGTMTIAFAHGTPVVATTVGEYDQLIRKSGSGYTVEPGDDEMMANSLSAILQNSELRRSMGKNSKRMAAELSWDSVAKQTEQFYQAN
- the neuB gene encoding N-acetylneuraminate synthase, whose protein sequence is MGYEIVDGDILKSAGRGSDIYVIAEAGVNHNGDMELARQLVDAAADAGADAVKFQTFRADRLVTPTAEQAEYQTEQTETESQYEMLKRYELTREAHEELQSYCDERDITFLSTPFDPESADMLDDLEVPLVKLGSGELDNHPLLRHVAEFGRPMVVSTGMGTLEEVRQAREVIRATDPDADLAFLHCTSCYPADIQDVNLRAMKTMVDELDVPVGYSDHTTSVEMPAMAVAAGADIVEKHFTVDRSLPGPDHEASLEPDELDRAITLARTAATARGSGVKEPTEAELENRHHIRKSLHAATDIDAGEVLTAETVSVLRPTDGLSPTSYDDVLGVEVTAPLGAGDPITDAVLAEDIE
- a CDS encoding PIG-L deacetylase family protein encodes the protein MTRAVLCVAAHPDDEVLGAGGTLAKHAAAGHEVTVLVVTEGTTAQYDDESLIEQKREEARACAERLGVADVRFGDLPDMRLDTVAHVEVNAVIEAAVDDVEPDVVYTHSPHDVNKDHAALAESTRVATRPGSGVERVLAYEVPSSTGWAGGDSERFQPTTYVEVTDYIDRKVEAFEAYGTETREYPHPRSERAIRALGDTRGTEAGFEVAEAFQLVSEYRREL